The genomic window GCGTCAGTAGGAAGAATCTCTTGGTATTTACAGGTTTTATCTGACTGACGCACCTTAAAATATAACATATGGGATATTTTGACGTTCTTATCGCACTTTTAGGGCGGTGATTCTAAAAATCACTTGTAAATTTGTAAGCCCCTCATAACTCATAACTCACTACTCAGCACCGGCTAAACGCCGCGCTACCGCTAACAGCACTCAGCACTCACCACTTTTCCTGTTTTTTGATAGCTTCAGGATTTTTGTAGTAAATATACTCAGCATTTTGTTCAACCTGAGCATTTTTCCTATTTACAACTTGATACAAATACTTTTAGCCACCAAAATTCCCTATTGGCGGCTGAAATTACACAATTTAGTTGATTGACATGTTGCACATCATAATGTAAGCAGCATATAATGCGATCTTAATACCCTTCACGACCACTCTTCTATGGAAATCTCCCTCTAGGGAAAATTTCCAGATGAAGGTAGGAACTGAAGGTAAAGAAGGATATTCAACCTACCTAAAATCTACCCCAAATCTGCCCAAGCGGACTTGGGTTATATGTCAGTAGGTTCTGGTGCAGAAAATACCCAAAAAAATCTCCCCTCTGAGGATATGGGCAATCTGCCAAAATAGTTGTTATCTTTCTTAATACAGAGAATTGGTAGCAAACCCCAAACAAGCCCTATTTTTATAGGACTTCTGTTACCAAAATCAACTTTACGCGTTGTCTTTTAGGAGTCTGTTATGGATCAACCAACGAAACTTTCCTTGGAACAGCAGTTTAGTATCCGCTCATTTGCCACTCAAGTACAGAATATGAGTCATGACCAAGCCAAAGACTTTTTAGTCAAGCTCTATGAGCAGATGGTCGTGCGTGAGGCAACTTACCAAGAGTTGCTTAAGCATCAGTGGGGCTTAGATTCTGGTTCCACTTTGGCATAGAGCAAGTTATGTGTCGCAGTGGGCGACCTCCTTCTCTTGCTCACTTCCAGGAAGGAAAGGAGCTGGTGATGTTGGGGCGTCAACTTCAAGATAAAGCTAAATCACTTCTAGGATGCCATTCATCAAAATCGAATAATACAGTTATTTGACTGTTAGCCCCGTACCTAAATAGTACCTAAATAACTTAGTTTTGGTTGATTTGTCAAACCATTAGCCAGCAATTCTGTAAATATACTTGCTAGTGCATAAATAATTTGACTATGCTTACTAACACTTATATTTCTAGTGTAACAAGCACAATGAAAACTTTACTTGTATTTGACTAAGCACTTGCTTGATTAGCTAGCACTGTTGACTATTATATTTATTCCCAATACTACTTACAACTAGATATATATATTATTTATAAAAATTTACAATTTTTGATATATGTTACATATAACCTAGAAAAATATTTACTAACCAGATATATCAAACCCAGAATCCATTTCCATTGCATCTAACTTGGCCAAAATTTGCGGTTTAATTTTCTCATACTCCCTTTTGAGCAAAGTTTTACTAATTTGGGGATCAGACACAGAGACAAAGGTTTTAGCAGCCACTATCCACTGTTGTAGTCGTTGACATTGAGCAGAGGCAATACTAGCAACTAGGACATGAGAACAGGTATTTGGTGATTCCCGTGCAAACAATAGCAGACGATAGTAACCTGTTTTTAAGATTAATTTCACCATCTCTTGACCGAGACTTGTTTTGAGGTCAAGGTAGTAAGGTAAGCATTTAGCCCCATACTTGCGATTGTAGAGAACAGTAATCCACAGCATCATCGGGTGGGGAGCAGTGATAAACAAAAATTGATTGTAACGGCTACAGACCAGACGTTGAATAATTTCTCGTTGTGGTAGCATCACCCATAAGGCTGGTATAACCTCACCATTGATTTGGATAGGTTGAGGAAAAACAATGTCAGCTATTGGTTTATTTTTTGGCCAAGAAGTTGTGAAAGTAATTTCATTTTTGGCTGGAGCTAACTGTAATGGCCTATTACCATTTGTCTTCTGTTCAAATTTAGCTTTAACGGTGACAGTATTAGTAGATTGGTGATATTCATCTTGAATTGGGGGTTTTTCATGTTGCTGTTCGATAGATTCTAAAGCTTGGAGTATTTCACTAATACTTTGGGGGCGATCCTTGACTTTTTTGGCTAAACAACTCATTACTAAATTTTCCACGTCTTTAGGAATCAGCAAACTAGGAGCGACTTCTGTAAAAGTACGTGGTGCTTGATGGTGATGTGCTTTATACCATGCTCCAAAAGAATGGGTTGAGGCCATGAGTGGCATTTTTCCTGTCAACATTTCAAACATCATCACACCCAAACTATAGATATCAGCGCGATTATCTAGTTCTTTGCCTTCCATTTGTTCGGGAGAGGAGTAGGCTAATGTCCCCAAATAGTATTTTGTGTGATCACCATTAGCCTGTAATAATTTAGCAATACCAAAATCTAAAATCTTGAGCAATTCCCCAAAACTGGGGTCTTGAATCACTAGCATATTGCTAGGTTTAATATCGCGATGAATAATTGGGCAGACTGAGCCATCAACTGGAATACCGTCATGAGCGCATTTTAAACCCAGGCAGATTTGACGTGCCATACTCACAAATCGGGGTAAAGATAGATTTTGCTGGCGAATTATCTGGTTGAGGCTTTGTCCTTGTAGATATTCCATGACGTAGTAAGGAGTTTTATTTTCATCTACGCCATAGTCCATGACGCGAACAATATGAATACTTTTTTGTCCTAGTAACGCGCAAGTTTTCGCTTCTCGCTCAAACCTATCTTGCAGTCGCATCTTTTCATTGTGTATTGACAATGCGAGAAACTTGACAGCAACAGGTACACCTCCCAATAAAACATCTTTAGCACGATATACTCTACCCATTGCACCAGTACCAATTAATTCTTGCAATTGGTAGCGTTTACTAAGAAAACGGCCAATGTTGGGGTCTGACATAGAAACCTCGACTCCAATGTTTAAGATTTAACAAATGTGAATTACACCTATCTTAGAGATAGGTGTTAAGTGTTGGGGTGGAAAAGTGCAATGAAATAACAGGGTAGATATATGCTGATGCTTCGCACTTGGGTTTTGATGTAGTGTTAGTTTGCCCAGTTTTGATAACCTAGATAACTTAAGCCATTAAAACAATTCGCAATTCGCAATTCGCAATTCGCAATGGACTAACTTCCCGCTTCGCTCTAAGCGCAGCTATGCCGCAGGCTTTACGCAATTACGTTTTGTGACGGGGACTTAACCCCGAAAGTTGGTTAAAACCCACACATAAAGATGTTAGTGCTGAGTCAGTATACTGAGTTTAAAATAGTGTTATTTATACAAGATTTTATAAAACAACTAATAAATTTAAGTTAGCCTCTAATTATTTGTCGGCTGAAGCTTTAATTTGGCTTCCATTGTACTGATTAAAGAATGACCAGCCATGATACCACTAGTGTGATAGTATGTATCGTCTGCAATTCGGTGCATCGTTTCAAAGCCACTACGACGCTGCTGATCGCTCATTACCCAATAACGTTGTATGATCGCTTCTAAACCAATCCAACCTTCACCTTCAACCTGACCTAACAGACTGTGCTGGAGTAGAAAAGTATATTGACGTTCCCCTTCATGCAATCGCCCCTTGTATTGTAAAGAGATATCAGGGCGATCGCTATCAGGAAAGATGAGCTTTGTTGCCATAGTAAACCAGTTATCTCGATTCCAAGCCACCAAGGTCATACCCTTGACGCTGATTGGCATTCCATTACGTTCTAGCCAATGGCCTTGAATTAGCCAGCGTCCTGGCTCTAATAAAAAAGTCTGCGCCACCTTGTATATTCCTTGCCTTAATCGAGTAATTAGTCCTCAGATTACAAAGATATAGTTGGAATTACAAAAATGTCAGGTGGGAAATAAGCAGAAAAGAATTCAAAATCAAGAAATGGGGAATTTCGCGGAATTGCTTCAAAACCGCGATGAATCTCATTACAACTTCTGTCCTGCAAAAATAGACCGCACTTCACCATTCCGCCGGACTATAGCTTCACCATTATTGACATCTACTAATGTCCAACCGCTAGAGCCAATACTTTCACCAACGTTAACGCGACGGCTAACACCGTTAGTTTGAAATAGTGCCACAGATTTATTGCCCAACTCTAGTAGTCCTTCTAGGGTATGGGTAGGAGCAGGGGGGGTAACGGTGAGGGATGCAACCTGTACTGCTTCCTGGTTGGTGGATGGTCTGGGTAAGCTAGCACCGAAGGGAACAACAGGCAAATTAGGCAGAGAATTGGGTGACTGTTGAACTTTGATAGGTGCATTTCGCACAGCCACAGGTTTCATGTCTGAGCGCACAGCCGCAGTTAACATATTGACTGTGCTTGGTTTTGCTGCTGGCTGCACTTTATTTAAGGTGTCATTAACTACATTCGGTTGATTTGCAACTGGTGCAGGTGGTAAAGGTGAAGGAATACCGGGAATTACTGGGAGTGCGGAGCGCATTGGTGAGGGTGGTTGGAAAACTGGAATATAGATGCGCTCGACAACATTGGTGGCTCGGCTAGATGGTGGTGTATTGTTAGCCGTTAGGGGTGATGGTAGATTACCGATAGGCTGATTGTCAGATGAAGCGACAGATGTTGGGTTAGAAATCACCCGATTGGCTAGTTGGGAACGGACTGCACGTTGGGTTGTGCTATCTTTTTTATCGATGATGGCTAATGCTCCCATCATGTAATTGACTAACTCAGCCTGCACATCTGGTTTTGTAGGCAATTGCGCCTGTGGTACATAAATAGTGGGTTGGGTGAGTTTAGAGGTCAGGAGAACTAAGACCCCAGATTGCACTATATATAGTACGCCTGCGATCGCCACACCGATAGTTGTACCTCCAATCAGTAGTTTACCCAGGGTTAGTTTCGCTGTTTGAGTAATTTTACTGATTGATTTGCTCTGAGGTTGATCAACTACAACAGTGCTGACTTGTTTGTTCCTAATAGCTGTAACAGTCTGTACGGAATGCTTAACTGTATTTGGTAAGACAATCTGTGGTATTTCAACAGTTTGCAGATGGTCATACTCTAAAGTTGTTTGCTTAGATGTATACGACCAGTCACCGACAGATGCAGTAGCTTGGCGTAGTGGTTGCCTATTGTGGAAATTGACATCCAGTATGTCATCGATACTGGCAAACAGTTCATCCATCAAGCCATCAGCATAGAGTTCTATTGACCAAGGCTCGTTAACAATCAAGTCTTCTGATGGTTCTGGGACAATGAGATGGGTGCTAACTTCTCGTAACATAAGCAAGTTTTGGGTGGTAGTTGCCAGGATGGGGCAACACCGCCCCTTTTACCTGGGTATCAGGATTTTCAAAATATTCAATCTCCCGTCCAAACTAGACGAGTTGATTGTTGAGTGTATGAAATTCAACTCCAAGATGGGGATCGTAGATGATGCCAGGGCTGAACTCTTGTCATCTATCTTACCCATCCCCCCCTCTACTATACTCACCCTTTATAAAGACGAAGTTAAGATAAAGCCGCAAACCCTGATTGGTTCTTAGATTGACGCAATTCTAAAAAAATTAGTAAGGCGTTAACATCAGCAGGATTGACACCCCCAATTCGCGCTGCTTGACCAATTGTGAGGGGTTGTACCTGATTGAGTTTTTCCCGTGCTTCTTTAGAAAGAGTCTCAATTTTTGTGTAGTCTAAATCCGCAGGTAATTGGCGGTTGGATTGACGGGCAATTTGTTCGATTTGGCTTTGTTGTCTAGCAAGATAGCCAGAGTATTTAATGTCAATTTCTGCCCCTTCTCTTTCCGCTTGGCTGAGACTGGGGTTGCCGAGTCCATATTTATCAAGGTCTACATAATGAAATCCAGGACGGCGTAGCAAGTCAGCTAGGGTAATCGAACCTCTGATGGTTTGTTGGGTATCAGAGGCGATCGCTTTACCAATTTCATCATGTTCTTTAACTCTGGTAGCATACAGGCGTTCTTTCTCAGCCGTAATCTGCGCCTGTTTGTTGGTGAATAGTTCCCAACGGCGATCGTCAATTAAACCAATTTCTCGCCCTAAAGGTGTCAACCGTTGGTCAGCATTATCAGAACGCAGCAGTAAACGATACTCTGACCGACTAGTTAACATCCGGTATGGTTCACGTAAATCCTTGGTACACAGGTCATCTAGCAAAGTACCGAGGTAACTTTGCTCACGGGGGAAAATAATCATTTCTTGACCGCGCACAAACCGCGCCGCGTTAATTCCCGCCACAATTCCTTGGGCTGCGGCTTCTTCATAGCCTGTTGTGCCGTTAATTTGTCCTGCACAGAATAACCCCGCAATCTTTTTCGTCATCATTGTGGGGTAACACTGGGTAGCAGGCAGATAATCATATTCTACTGCGTAGGCTGGACGTAGCATTACGCAGTTTTCTAATCCGGGTAGACTCCGTAACATTTGCAGTTGCAAATTTTCCGGCAACCCTGTGGAAAACCCTTGGATGTATAGTTCGGGAATATCTCGTCCTTCTGGTTCAATAAAGATTTGATGGCTTTCCTTATCGGCAAAGCGGACAATCTTATCTTCAATACTGGGACAGTAACGCGGCCCTTTGGCTTCTACCCAACCGCCGTACACTGGAGACAGGTGCAAGTTTTCCCGAATTAAACGATGGGTTTCGGCGGTGGTACGGGTCATGTAGCAAGGCATTTGTTCCCGTTCTACCCATACTTCGGGGTCAAAACTAAACCACCGGACTTCTGCATCCCCTGGCTGGTGTTCCATTTTGCTATAGTCTACCGATCGCCTGTCTACCCGTGCAGGTGTACCAGTCTTGAGTCTGCCGGTTTCAAATCCCAAGCGATTTAGGGTTTGGGTTAAGCCTTCCGCCGCAAATTCCCCAGCGCGTCCAGCCGCCATTGACTTATTTCCGACCCAAATCTTGCCACCGAGAAATGTACCCGTGGTTAAAATTACAGCTTTGCACTCAAAAGTCACGCCAAAGTAAGTTTCTACCCCAATAACTTCATCGTTAGCACCCAAAACCAAGTCTGTAACCATCCCTTCCCGGATGCTCAAATTCTCTTCGTTTTCGACAATATTTTTCATGACAGCCGCATATTCCCGCTTGTCAGTTTGGGCGCGTAATGCCCATACTGCCGGACCTCGTGAAGAGTTGAGGATGCGTTTTTGTAGATAGGTGCGGTCTGCCATTTTGCCAATTTCCCCACCTAAAGCATCTATTTCATGGGTCAATTGCGATTTAGCAGGGCCACCCACAGCCGGGTTGCAGGGTTGCCAAGCAATTTTATCTAAATTTAATGTCAATAGCAGGGTACGACAACCGAGGCGGGCAGTAGCAAGGGCTGCTTCGCAACCGGAGTGACCTGCACCGACAACGATGACATCAAAGGCATCTTGCCCGAAAGCATTTTTGGTAAAAGAATTGTGCATGGTCATAAGCAATTCAAAATTCAAAACTTAAAATTAAAAATGAAGGATAACAGCTATGGTGAGAAATCCGGGGTAAGTAGGAAGCACTACATTTCTCTGATTGCCAAAGTTTTTTATTGATACCTGCTTACTTAGCCCAGTCAGGTTTATTTACAATTTTAGCTGATTCTGTGATGTTATGGATGTTACTTATATTTTATAAACTTTTTGGGGTAATTTTGATTAATTAAAATATTAGGAAAATAAATTTATCTTTATAATAGGAATTGGTAGAATTTCAATTAATTAGTTGTATGTTTAACAATCCTCTATGAGAAGATTCTTAAAAAGAATAAAGTTGACTGCTGTTACTATATTAATTGCTTTTACTTTAGTTGCCAGCAATGTAGTAAATCATCGCCAAGTAGATGCAAATGCTCAATTGATAAATGAATGTTTAATGGTAGGACAAAAAGACTGTAATGCTCTTGCTACAGCACCTAGAATACCAACAGCTATACCTGAGATTGAGCAGTCAGACAAAGAACGCTTTTTGGCTGCGATCACCAATAATTTATCCACCATTCCCCAGCCGGGTAGTTATGAATATATTTTACTCAAAGCATACGGTGCAGCTTTTGTAAATCAAAATGCAGCAGTTAAATTACCATCAACAGTTCTGCTAAATAACGAGGAAGAAACCCAAACATTTCAAAATACTTTAACAATGCTTAAAGTCAATGGTACAAATGACTGTTACTTACAAGCATCAGCCGCCGCAGCTTTAAATCAAGCCCGTTCTCAAGAAAATATTCCCTTAAAATCTGGCTATGGTTCTGGTGATTGTACTCGCAGTTTTGCTACTAATTTAAGGTTTTGGAATAAGTATGCTAACCGAAATACGTTAAATCAAGTGAGAGAAGGAAGAGAAACAGCAATCCTTGGTGTTGTTGCACCACCAGGAACATCACAACATCTTTGGGGATTAGCAATTGATTTGCGGGTATCTCATCCCAAACAAAGACAAATTCTCAATCAAAATGGTTGGTTTCAAACTGTCGCCAAGGATGTTCCACACTGGACTTATTTAGGTTTAAGTGAGCAAGATTTACTCAATTTTGGTTTAAAAAATCAAGTAGAAAGAGGAATTAGCTATTGGGTGACACCACTTTAGTTATGTCTATAAATTTTAAATATTATTTCTGAAAGCTTCAAAAAAAGTTGGTAGTAAAAATTTTATTACTACCAACTTTTTTTATATTTTTAGAGGTATTAAAACGGCAATATTCTTCTAATTGTCCGCTCGATAATTTCTTTAGCCAGATTATTAACCCAGTTATTTACATCTCCTTCTGAAACTTTTTCTGCATCTACATTCGCTGGTGGTTTATTATCTAATTTTATCTCTGATTTATTGATACCAGCTTCCGATATTAATCCCAAAAAACTGTTAGAAGGAATTGCTGAATTGAACCCTGTTTTAATTTCTTCAGTTTTACCTCCAGACTCATTTTGTACTGGTCCTACAGTATCACCTTGACCGTGAATTCCTACGACGCGTCCAGAAACATCAAATACAGGCCCACCACTCATACCCCTGCGTGTTACAGCATCATAGCGCATGGTGTAACCCTCGTTGTTGCTGGAACGAATAGTTGTAACTTGTCCGTTAGTGAAGGCGTATTCTCGTTCTGTTCCCCCTTTAATTGGTAGGGGATAACCAGAAATATAAATACCAGAACCAATGCTGGCTTCGTCAGAATTTGTTAATGGTGCAATAGTCAATCCGTCCTTACTTTCAAATTTGACTATGGCTAAATCAAGACTTCCTGTACTCCCCGATAAACTTTGTACTTCTTTGACAGAATATTCTTTACCCTTGAAAGTCCTAATCATGTATTCAGAATTAGGATTTTTAACTACATGATTGGCGGTTAAAGCTGTGTAAGTGTTACCATTTTTGGCAATAATTACTCCAGACCCACTATCGCCAGGACTCAGAGTATTATTAATTTGGACAGTGGTAGGAATTGCAGTTTGTGCAACTTCTTTAGCAGATTTAGCAAATGCAGGCTGAGTGATTACAATACTGGCAACAACTGCTGTTCCTGCTAGTAAACTTGGTAGTGGATATAAACGATTCATAATTATTTTCTCGAAATGAATTGCAGGTATGTAGTAATTGGGATTCCCCAACTGGAATGAACCATTTGGTTTAATAGTTCTGGCTTGGGGGATGTACCATCATCAAATGTATAAACTCCAAAATCTGGGTCACGGTTTTTTACCCGTCCGTTAATTCCCACCAATAGACCTTGTTGGTTAAAAATCGGGCCGCCACTCATCCCTAAACTGATATTATTGGTGTAACCTAAGCGATATCCTTGGTAGAGTGACTTAAGTAAAAGTAAAGACACTACTCCTTGGGTAAAGCGAAACCCCCGGATACCCTGATCAAAAGTTGTGGTGATCTGGTCTTGGCTATACATAGGAAATCCAGCTGTATGCACAAGTTCACCTGGTGTTACAGGTTGCGGATGAATGGCGGCGATGCGGTAAGGCTTTGCACTACGAAACTGAACAACAGCCATATCTACTTTCCCCACTTGCACAGAATTTTGTGTCAGGGGAAGATGTTTTGTACCATCAAATGTCATTATTGTCAATTGATTAGTAAACCCAACTACGTGCCAACTTGTCAATAATGTATAAATTTGTCCTTGTCGCCGCACGATTACACCCGAACCTGATGCGGAATCTGTGAAAATACGAACTGTGGTTTGACGAGCAATTTGTTTGATTTCTGACTGCACTACATCAGTGAATATAGCGGGACGAACCTCTGCTATACAGATCATCGGATGAGTGCTTAATAATCCAACGCCAACACTAATCCATCCCAGTCGTATTAATAACATTTATAACTCCCTAAGATTACCAGGAGAAGGTTGTTGGGGTGCGGGTTGAGAGTTATTGGTAGATGGTGCTGGAGTGTTATCTTCACCTAAGTAGCTGCTGACATCAATGTAAGGAATCTCACCACTTTCGTAAAGTGAAGGCGTTCCGGCTCGACCTTCGCGCCATGCTAAAAGATTGTTCAGTGTTGTTACTGCATCTTGCTTTGGTTTGAGGGTATAAATAAGCCCTTCGCAGCGACCATTAAATTGACTGGCGGTACAAACCACTCGTTGGCGATTCATGATCCCGACAGTAATAAATCTCAACCTCTTTTGTTGGCGGTAAGTTTCCAAACGACCACTCACTTCTCGACAACGGGTGAGTGAGTCGTAACCACCTAAATTAGAAGTCCACCGAATCCAAGGCTCTATACCACCAATATCGTTACGGTACATAGTAATTGGTTTTCCTGTGGAGGTATCGCAGTAAAAACCTCTAGTATTTTGTGTCCAGCCTGGTTGCTGTGTGTTAATAACTGTACCGATAGCGATCGCACTGGCTGTAAAGATTGTGATTAATGATGAAATTTTCATTGAGTAGGGTAATTTTACGTAACTTAGATAACAATAACGTATTTATTATTCTATTTGCAAGCGCAGATAAGCGATTTATCTCTTGATGAAGAGCAAAGGGAGCAGGGGTAGGCTAAATCTGATACGCGTAAGAGATGCAGAGATTGAGCAATTCAATTTTTGGCTGTCAATAACACAACTCAGCCCAAAAGTATAATGTTTAGCAACTTTGATAATTACTACAATAAAATAGTCACACACCCAACTCTGGAGTTCTCACAGTGGGCTTATTTGATGATTTTAGTCGGTTTCTGGAAAACCGTTTAGAGGAATTCTTGCGTAATAATCCGCATCTGGAATTAGAGGCGTTGTTAGAACAGCTGCGACAGCAAGAGGAAGATACATTAAAATTGATTGCAGATTTACAATTGCAAGAGAAGCGATCGCAAGAAGATATTCTCTCCACTGCACAAGAGATTCAGCGTTGGCATATTCGTGTGCAGAAAGCTAAGGATTCAGGGAGACAAGATTTAGCTGCGGCGGCGCAAGAGAGAGAAGCAACCCTATTGCGTGAAGGAAATCAGCTTTGGGGACATATGCAAGGCTTGAAAGAACGCATCGCCCAATCTCAAGAATTGTTACACAAAATCCAAGTGCGGCGGCAGGAGGTACAAACCAAAGCAGCAGAAGCACAAACAACACGCGCTAAAGCCCAGACGCAACAGCGTATAGAAACTAACGGTTGGTGGAATACCGCTAACACCTCTAGCAGTGGATTTGATGACTTAGAAGAAAAGTTTCGGCGTTGGGAAACCGAGGATGAATTAGAACAGATGAAGCGCAATTTGGGAAAATAATCTGTACATTCCCAAACTTAAGAATGAAGGACATCCCCAAAAATTTTATCCTTCATTCTTCATATGTCATTAAATCTAGAAAAATCTGCTTTATTCTTAATTGAATTTTTACTAATTATCAATTATCTAAATTTTAAAATGTTTGTAGTAAGGACTTTAGTCCTTATTTTAGGACTCAATACTATTTTTTTACATTACCTAACATGGTTTGGTTTTTCCAGTCGTTCTACTTTCAATAAATAGTGAAATCTTTGTTTATTTTTTATATCAAGATTCAATTCTCTGCTAAAGTTGAATTAACCAGAGTGACAGGCTTGCTTTTTATTAATTTGTGATTTTTGTGATTGCCGCAGTATTTTTTGTCGTTCCAGATTACAACTGAGGCATGGATAGAAGTATATTTTTAGATGTGTTATATAGCCTACAAAGACTATTTGTAGGTTACATCCCTGCTGCTGTTGTAGGTAGTTTCTTCGGATATTTAATTGGAGTCAATGGTGCAATTTATGAAATATTTAGACGAATAGTTCAGATACCTCATAGTATCCCCCCTGTAGCTTGGCTACCCCTAATGCTGGTTATATTGCCAGAGAAAGAATCAGCAATTGTGATAGTAATTTTTGTTGCTACCTTCTGGACAATTCTGATCAACACAGCCATAGGTATGCGACATTTTCGCAGACAAGACAATAACTTTCGAGTAGCTATATTTCATATATTTCATGCTCTGAAAGTTGGGGTTTGGGTAGCATGGTTTACAGTAATTGCCGTAGAAATGCTAATAGATCAAAAAGGACTTGGTTCTCTGGCTTGGAATGGATATAAATCTGTCAACATCAATTACATATTTGAGGCAATAATTTATATAGGTGTTATTGGTTTTTTGCTGGATCAGTTACTCGACTTAGCAGGATATATGCTGGCTCAGATTGTGAGTAATGGTAAAAAATCTGACTGAAATAGTCCTAAATTTTTAAGGTGCGTTAGCCTACGACATAACACACCCTACTGAGATAGTCCTGAATTTGGCAATTTTTAACTGATTAGTTGATGCTCAATTTTAATCTTACGACTTGCCATATTCTGCATAAACAAATCTGTTGTTAGTGCTGCTTCCACTGGCCAAACTCCTGGTTTTTTGAGTTTACCTGCTAATAATAATTGAGCAATACTCCCCGTACCACATCCAGCTGCAATGGCGGTATTTTCATGTACTAAATTTGAGCAATAAACAGCATCCTTACCATTTATTTGCCCTGCAACTTCTGAACGCACTGCTACCCCAATACCACTAAAAACATTGGTGACATCTGTCATTAAATGACCGACATGAGACAAAAATTCAATTGTACTGTGACGCTGCATCCACCACTTAGGAAAAATGTGGGCAGTAATCCAAGTCAGATGATTATAAAAATCTGGGACTGAACCAAACTTAGTAATCACAGTGTTGACATTGGGAAAAGCATGGGGAATTGTGAATGTTTCTGGCATATCAAACCAGTAAACTCCACTGCGTTGATAAGGAGACGGAAAATTGACAATTTCTCTGTCACTATATGGCTTAACTAATTGCCATTGTCCATCTATCCAAGCATCAAAAGGATGTT from Nostoc sp. UHCC 0870 includes these protein-coding regions:
- a CDS encoding nitrate transporter, whose product is MDRSIFLDVLYSLQRLFVGYIPAAVVGSFFGYLIGVNGAIYEIFRRIVQIPHSIPPVAWLPLMLVILPEKESAIVIVIFVATFWTILINTAIGMRHFRRQDNNFRVAIFHIFHALKVGVWVAWFTVIAVEMLIDQKGLGSLAWNGYKSVNINYIFEAIIYIGVIGFLLDQLLDLAGYMLAQIVSNGKKSD
- a CDS encoding TIGR04376 family protein — translated: MGLFDDFSRFLENRLEEFLRNNPHLELEALLEQLRQQEEDTLKLIADLQLQEKRSQEDILSTAQEIQRWHIRVQKAKDSGRQDLAAAAQEREATLLREGNQLWGHMQGLKERIAQSQELLHKIQVRRQEVQTKAAEAQTTRAKAQTQQRIETNGWWNTANTSSSGFDDLEEKFRRWETEDELEQMKRNLGK
- a CDS encoding saccharopine dehydrogenase family protein — its product is MTDRVLILGGRGRIGSSVAQDIATHTQAKITITGRSPEMGKGVDFPLLVLDLADVDKLREAIANSDIVIHCAGPFHYRDANVLKLCIEHGVNYLDVSDHRSFTSKALNYHEQAVAAGVTAIVNTGIFPGISNSMVRQGIEQFHEPEKVHLSYLVAGSGGAGITVMRTTFLGLQHPFDAWIDGQWQLVKPYSDREIVNFPSPYQRSGVYWFDMPETFTIPHAFPNVNTVITKFGSVPDFYNHLTWITAHIFPKWWMQRHSTIEFLSHVGHLMTDVTNVFSGIGVAVRSEVAGQINGKDAVYCSNLVHENTAIAAGCGTGSIAQLLLAGKLKKPGVWPVEAALTTDLFMQNMASRKIKIEHQLIS